Proteins co-encoded in one Bacillus infantis NRRL B-14911 genomic window:
- a CDS encoding DUF421 domain-containing protein, with amino-acid sequence MFFNSWDNIYRTVIVGICSYLLLILVLRISGKRTLSKMNAFDLIVTVALGSTLATILLNKKVALVEGFTAFCVLIGLQYLVAWTSVHSKTVSKLIKSNPTLLYYKGSYLHDEMKKERVLEVEILQAARSQGLSSLEQAEAVVLESDGSFSVIKKSDKEGSSTLQNISKK; translated from the coding sequence ATGTTTTTTAACAGCTGGGATAATATATACAGAACGGTGATTGTCGGGATATGCAGCTATCTTCTGCTTATTCTGGTGCTCCGTATTTCAGGAAAGCGGACCCTGTCCAAGATGAATGCCTTCGACCTGATTGTGACGGTCGCACTCGGTTCGACGCTCGCCACAATCCTTTTGAATAAAAAAGTGGCATTGGTCGAAGGATTCACCGCTTTTTGCGTCCTCATCGGGCTTCAATACCTGGTGGCCTGGACCTCTGTCCATAGCAAGACCGTAAGCAAGCTGATTAAATCGAATCCGACGCTATTGTACTATAAAGGCAGCTATCTTCACGATGAAATGAAGAAGGAGCGTGTGCTTGAAGTGGAAATCCTCCAGGCCGCAAGAAGCCAGGGCCTCTCCTCGCTTGAACAAGCAGAAGCGGTTGTGCTCGAGTCCGACGGATCTTTTTCAGTCATTAAGAAGTCGGATAAAGAGGGATCCTCCACCCTGCAGAACATCAGCAAAAAATAA
- a CDS encoding SE1561 family protein, protein MGSPIQDKNQQVTFLKHRLNMFMDVLDAIDPEDTELEDIDRLIEMIDELESKCKEFNNREE, encoded by the coding sequence TTGGGCAGTCCAATACAAGATAAAAATCAGCAGGTTACATTCCTGAAGCACCGCTTAAATATGTTCATGGATGTCCTGGATGCAATAGATCCAGAGGACACAGAGCTTGAAGACATAGACCGTCTGATCGAAATGATCGACGAACTGGAATCTAAATGTAAAGAATTTAATAACCGCGAAGAGTAG
- a CDS encoding fumarate hydratase, with protein MYQLIVETSTNLPKDVRRAIKSAKERESAGTRSAMSLGTITNNIKMADDNVSPICQDTGLPTFKIKTPVGVNQLEIKEAIKNAIALATKNGKLRPNSVDSLTGDNSGDNLGAGTPVIKFEQWEKDYIDARLILKGGGCENKNIQYSLPCELDGLGRAGRDLDGIRKCILHSVYQAQGQGCSAGFIGVGIGGDRSSGYDLAKEQLFRSVDDVNPHPDLQKVEEYVLENANKLGIGTMGFGGETTLLGCKIGVMNRIPASFFVSVAYNCWAFRRLGISISPATGEINEWMYQEGEKIDFAPTGAELETAAAVEEAAQNVVTLQAPITEEQIRALNVGDVVQINGMMYTGRDAIHHHLMDHDAPVDLNGQVIYHCGPVMMKDEAGEWHVKAAGPTTSIREEPYQGDIMKKFGIRAVIGKGGMGPKTLAALQEHGGVYLNAIGGAAQYYADCIKKVEGVDLMEFGIPEAMWHLKVEGFTAVVTMDSHGNSLHQDVDKSSLEKLSQFKERVY; from the coding sequence ATGTATCAGTTGATTGTGGAAACTTCTACGAACCTGCCGAAGGATGTGCGCCGCGCCATCAAGAGTGCGAAGGAGCGCGAGAGTGCCGGCACGCGTTCGGCGATGAGCCTTGGGACGATTACGAATAATATTAAGATGGCGGACGATAATGTATCGCCGATCTGCCAGGATACAGGATTGCCGACTTTTAAAATCAAGACGCCGGTCGGCGTGAACCAGCTGGAAATCAAGGAAGCAATCAAGAATGCGATTGCCCTTGCGACGAAAAACGGGAAGCTGCGCCCGAACTCTGTTGATTCGCTGACAGGGGACAACAGCGGCGACAATCTTGGCGCCGGCACGCCGGTCATTAAGTTTGAGCAATGGGAAAAAGATTATATCGACGCGCGCCTGATTTTAAAGGGCGGCGGCTGTGAAAATAAAAATATCCAGTACAGCCTTCCATGCGAGCTGGATGGACTGGGCCGTGCCGGCCGCGATCTGGACGGCATCCGCAAGTGCATCCTGCATTCTGTGTATCAGGCACAGGGCCAGGGCTGCAGCGCCGGCTTCATCGGCGTTGGCATCGGCGGCGACCGCTCTTCAGGTTATGACCTCGCGAAAGAGCAGCTGTTCCGTTCAGTGGATGATGTGAACCCGCATCCTGACCTGCAGAAGGTTGAGGAATATGTACTCGAAAATGCCAACAAGCTTGGCATCGGCACCATGGGCTTCGGCGGCGAAACGACGCTGCTCGGCTGCAAAATCGGTGTGATGAACCGCATCCCGGCCAGCTTCTTCGTGTCAGTTGCGTACAACTGCTGGGCATTCCGCCGTCTCGGCATCAGCATTTCGCCTGCAACAGGCGAAATCAATGAGTGGATGTACCAGGAAGGCGAGAAGATCGATTTCGCCCCGACAGGAGCTGAGCTTGAAACAGCGGCTGCTGTAGAAGAAGCAGCTCAAAATGTGGTGACGCTGCAGGCGCCGATCACGGAAGAGCAGATCCGCGCTCTCAATGTCGGTGATGTGGTGCAGATCAACGGCATGATGTACACGGGCCGTGACGCGATCCATCATCATTTGATGGACCATGATGCACCGGTCGACCTCAATGGCCAGGTCATCTACCACTGCGGTCCGGTCATGATGAAGGATGAGGCAGGCGAATGGCATGTTAAAGCAGCCGGTCCGACGACAAGCATCCGCGAGGAGCCTTACCAGGGCGATATTATGAAAAAATTCGGCATCCGCGCCGTGATCGGCAAAGGCGGTATGGGGCCGAAAACACTGGCAGCCCTCCAGGAGCATGGCGGCGTTTATCTCAACGCCATCGGCGGCGCAGCCCAGTATTATGCAGACTGCATCAAAAAAGTCGAAGGCGTCGACCTGATGGAATTCGGCATTCCGGAAGCAATGTGGCATCTGAAGGTTGAAGGCTTCACAGCCGTCGTAACGATGGACTCACACGGCAACAGCCTCCACCAGGATGTGGATAAGTCTTCACTCGAAAAACTGTCCCAATTCAAAGAACGGGTTTACTAA
- the pdaA gene encoding delta-lactam-biosynthetic de-N-acetylase: protein MRYWKQLMMAIVLFFAGSASAAHAGTANSPIHWGFQKAKDEVPAEAGKPLDDLLERYGSYYKGDTSKKDIYLTFDNGYENGYTEKVLDVLKKEQVPAAFFVTGHYLNSAPDLVKRMVKEGHIVGNHSWHHPDMTRISDEKLAKELEMVRAKTEELTGVKEMAYLRPPRGVFSERTLDLAKKQGYTHVFWSLAFVDWHRDAQKGWEYSYNNIMKQIHPGCILLLHTVSKDNADALEKAIQDLKKRGYTFKSLDQLEMNKAFEHDMLY, encoded by the coding sequence ATGAGATATTGGAAACAGCTTATGATGGCCATTGTGCTTTTTTTTGCCGGAAGTGCTTCTGCTGCCCACGCAGGGACCGCCAATTCACCGATCCACTGGGGCTTCCAGAAGGCAAAGGATGAAGTGCCGGCAGAGGCGGGCAAGCCGCTCGATGATCTGCTGGAAAGGTACGGGTCTTATTATAAAGGCGACACAAGCAAGAAGGATATTTACCTGACATTCGATAACGGCTATGAAAATGGCTATACCGAGAAGGTCCTTGATGTTTTGAAAAAAGAACAGGTGCCGGCCGCTTTTTTCGTGACAGGCCATTATTTGAACAGCGCCCCGGATCTCGTCAAGCGGATGGTGAAGGAAGGCCATATTGTCGGCAATCACTCCTGGCACCACCCGGATATGACCAGGATCAGCGATGAGAAGCTGGCGAAGGAGCTGGAGATGGTCCGTGCGAAGACGGAGGAGCTGACAGGTGTCAAAGAGATGGCATACCTGAGGCCGCCGCGCGGGGTTTTCAGCGAGCGCACACTCGACCTTGCGAAAAAGCAGGGCTATACCCATGTATTCTGGTCGCTTGCCTTCGTCGACTGGCATAGGGACGCACAGAAGGGCTGGGAATATTCCTATAACAACATCATGAAGCAGATTCACCCCGGATGCATCCTCCTGCTGCATACCGTCTCAAAGGACAATGCCGATGCACTGGAAAAAGCGATCCAGGATCTGAAGAAAAGAGGCTATACGTTCAAAAGCCTTGATCAATTGGAGATGAATAAAGCGTTCGAACATGATATGCTGTACTAG
- a CDS encoding DNA-3-methyladenine glycosylase family protein: protein MKGPYNFDLVLDRLSLDPLHAVDMEKRSVKVPLMIENEPVAAEVTAAGTTEHPEFIINGIEGKHKEKAEERLAQIFQWHIPLEDIHTHFQNTELKAIFDEHYGTPVVLDFDPYGCLLKCIIHQQLNLSFAFTLTKRFVETFGFQKDGVWFYPRPETVAALTVEQLRELQFSGRKAEYAIGLSKEITEGRLNLEELAKEPDEMVMKKLIKIRGIGPWTVQNFLMFGLGRPNLFPKADIGLQNALKKLYKLEAKPTHEQMDEYMLGWDPYLTYASLYLWRSIE from the coding sequence ATGAAAGGACCTTATAACTTTGATCTTGTACTGGACAGGCTTTCGCTTGATCCGCTTCATGCTGTCGACATGGAAAAGCGGAGCGTGAAGGTTCCTTTGATGATTGAAAATGAACCGGTCGCTGCCGAGGTGACAGCGGCCGGAACCACTGAGCATCCCGAATTCATCATAAACGGCATAGAGGGAAAACATAAAGAAAAAGCGGAAGAGCGCCTGGCGCAGATCTTTCAATGGCATATCCCGCTTGAGGATATTCATACCCATTTCCAGAACACAGAGCTGAAGGCGATTTTTGACGAGCATTACGGCACACCGGTTGTGCTGGATTTCGATCCGTACGGCTGCCTGCTGAAATGCATCATCCACCAGCAGCTCAACCTGTCATTTGCCTTCACGCTGACAAAGAGATTTGTGGAGACATTCGGCTTCCAAAAAGACGGCGTCTGGTTTTACCCGCGCCCTGAAACAGTGGCTGCCCTGACGGTGGAACAGCTCCGCGAGCTCCAGTTCAGCGGCAGGAAGGCCGAGTACGCCATCGGCCTCTCCAAGGAAATCACCGAGGGAAGATTGAATCTTGAGGAGCTGGCAAAAGAGCCGGATGAAATGGTCATGAAAAAGCTCATCAAGATCCGCGGCATTGGCCCATGGACGGTCCAGAACTTCCTGATGTTCGGACTCGGCCGCCCGAATCTTTTCCCGAAAGCAGATATCGGGCTGCAAAATGCCCTGAAGAAATTATATAAGCTTGAAGCAAAACCGACCCACGAGCAGATGGACGAATATATGCTAGGGTGGGATCCTTATCTAACCTATGCTTCCCTGTATCTATGGAGAAGTATTGAATAA
- the rlmD gene encoding 23S rRNA (uracil(1939)-C(5))-methyltransferase RlmD codes for MKNEQTVKIEEKQTFPLTIKRLGINGEGVGYFKRQVVFVPGALPGEEVVVEATKVSPKFAEAKIKTIRKESEYRVQAPCPVYELCGGCQLQHLRYDRQLQEKRDIVIQALERHTKLPVAGLDIRDTIGMEDPWNYRNKASFQVGQEDGKIIAGLYGLNSHNLINIPQCVVQHPHTNKAIGVVKKVMNKIGISVYNEKTKKGTVRTIMARTGIQSGELQIVIITSTKDLPKKEQLITEITKRLPQVKSIMQNINGEKTSLIFGKETRHMHGEEYIQETLGDLSFELSARTFFQLNPEQTVKLYNEVKKAASLTGKEKVADAYCGVGTIGLWLADQAGEVRGMDIIPESIQDAKKNAARNNIKHAKYETGKAEVLLPKWMKEGWRPDVIVVDPPRTGLDQALLKTILKVKPKKVVYVSCNPSTLAKDIAVLDPEYRVEYMQPVDMFPQTAHVEVVSELVLRM; via the coding sequence ATGAAAAACGAACAAACCGTGAAAATAGAAGAAAAACAGACCTTCCCGCTCACAATCAAGCGGCTCGGCATCAATGGCGAGGGCGTCGGCTATTTTAAAAGACAGGTCGTCTTCGTGCCAGGTGCACTGCCTGGCGAAGAGGTCGTCGTCGAAGCGACAAAGGTGAGCCCAAAGTTCGCCGAAGCCAAAATCAAAACGATCCGCAAAGAATCCGAGTACCGCGTCCAGGCGCCATGCCCGGTGTATGAGCTGTGCGGCGGCTGCCAGCTGCAGCATCTCCGCTATGACCGGCAGCTGCAGGAAAAGCGCGACATCGTCATCCAGGCGCTCGAACGCCATACCAAGCTTCCGGTTGCAGGTCTCGATATCCGTGACACAATCGGCATGGAGGATCCTTGGAACTACCGCAACAAAGCGTCCTTCCAGGTGGGCCAGGAGGATGGAAAAATCATCGCCGGCCTTTATGGGCTCAACTCCCATAACCTGATCAACATCCCGCAATGCGTCGTGCAGCATCCGCACACCAACAAAGCGATCGGTGTTGTCAAAAAGGTCATGAACAAAATCGGCATCTCTGTCTACAATGAAAAGACGAAAAAGGGAACCGTCCGCACCATCATGGCCCGGACGGGCATCCAGAGCGGCGAGCTCCAGATCGTCATCATCACATCAACCAAAGACCTGCCGAAAAAAGAGCAGCTCATCACAGAAATCACCAAAAGGCTGCCGCAGGTCAAATCAATCATGCAAAACATCAACGGCGAAAAAACATCCTTGATCTTCGGAAAAGAAACGCGCCATATGCACGGGGAAGAATACATCCAGGAAACACTCGGGGACCTCTCCTTCGAGCTGTCCGCCCGGACCTTCTTCCAGCTCAACCCCGAGCAGACCGTCAAGCTCTATAACGAAGTCAAAAAAGCCGCCAGCCTCACAGGCAAAGAAAAAGTCGCAGACGCCTACTGCGGCGTAGGCACCATCGGCCTCTGGCTCGCAGACCAGGCTGGCGAAGTCCGCGGCATGGACATCATCCCGGAATCCATCCAGGACGCCAAGAAAAACGCCGCCCGCAACAACATCAAACACGCCAAATACGAAACAGGCAAAGCCGAAGTCCTGCTTCCGAAATGGATGAAAGAAGGGTGGAGACCGGACGTAATTGTCGTTGATCCGCCAAGAACCGGGCTTGATCAGGCGTTATTGAAAACGATTTTGAAGGTGAAGCCTAAGAAGGTTGTGTATGTGTCCTGTAATCCGTCTACATTGGCGAAGGATATTGCGGTGCTGGATCCGGAGTATAGAGTGGAGTATATGCAGCCGGTGGATATGTTTCCGCAGACTGCGCATGTTGAAGTGGTAAGTGAGTTAGTATTAAGGATGTAA